GGCATGCGCCGCCAGCGACTGCGCCACCAGATTGCCGCGCGGCCGACGATATCCGCCCCATACCGCCCAGGCCAGATCCGCCGACAGGCCGCCCTCATCGACGGCCCACAGCGCGCCCTGCACGGAGTTATTCTCTTCGGCTGCGGTAAAATGCATGCCCGGCGCGTCCATCATCCGGCGCAGATCCAGCGGCGAGGTACGATAGTGGGCACTGGTCAGCAGCCGATAGACGGCGGCCATGCGATCGGGCTGGTGCGTCCAGTCGTCCTGCTCCAGCGCCTGATAGCGCATGTCACCCGTAACAGCCGAAGGAGCGCCGTCGTCAAACAGCAGCGCCTCGGCTATCAGTTCTTCCAGCGGATCGTTTTCCGCCCAGCGCAGCGGCGCATCGAGCTTATAGTGCTTCACCCGCGGCAGCGCGGCGCAGAACTTGAGCAGGAAACCGCGCCCGGTCCCTTCATAGCCCTGTACGGTGGTGGTGAGCAGCACGCGGGGAAACAGGGCGACCAGCTGCCGCAGCAGCGGTGCGGGAATGGCGGCGGCTTCATCAATCAGCAGCCAGTCGGCCTGATGCAGCCCGGCTTCGGCCAGCAGGCGATCCGGGGCAATAAAGGCATAGTTTTCACCGGCAAATCCGGCCAGCACCGCCGTCGAAACTTTGGCAGGTGCAGTGACCAGACAGCGCCCCGGCCAGCGGGCAGCCAGCATCCCCGCCAGCGCGGATTTCCCGCGCCCGCGCGGTGCCGTCAGCACGGAGATGCCCGGTTCGCTGTGTAGTAATGCGCTGAGGATCCGCTGCTGCTGATGGCTGTCGGTGCGCCAGTCGGGAGTGTCAGGCAGCCGTGAGAGGCTCAGTGTCTGCTGCTGATGCCAGACCGCAACGCGGTCATCGGCCAACAGAAGATGCTGCAGGCGTCGCACAAAGCGCGTGCTGGCGAGGGGAGCGTCACTCTCGCTCCAGCGCTGTGCGTCGGCGTCCGCCTGAAGCGGCCAGCGTTGCCACTCCGGCACCAGCAGCAGCAGCCAGCTCCCCGCTTTCAGGGTGCCTGCCAGCGCGGCCAGCGCTTCCGCGTGAAATCCTGCGCGTGCATCAAAAACCGCGTGCTGAAATTCCCGCCCGAGCAGCGTGCGCATCGCGCCCGGCAGGCAGTTCAGTTCGCTACGCGGCGTTTCGCCCACCCACAGCCAGTCGCCGGGGAGCGAGTCAATCCAGACTGCCGCCTGCTGATCTGCCCACTCTGCCTCGCCGCTGAGCACCAGCAAGCGTCGCCAGCCCTGCCGCAGCAGCTGTGCGGTGGCTTCCGTTGCCGTCACCCGCGATCAGCCCGCAAAGGTGTTGCACTGGCCGGGATCGCCACTGTCGAAGCCCTTTTTAAACCAGCTGTAGCGCTGCTTCGACGTCCCGTGGGTGAAGCTGTCCGGCACCACGCGGCCCTGGCTTTGCTGCTGCAGGCGATCGTCACCAATGGCCTCGGCGGCGTTCAGTGCAGACTCCAGATCGCCGGTTTCCAGTACGTTTTCCTGCTGCATATAGTGGCCCCAGACGCCCGCGAAACAGTCGGCCTGCAGTTCCATTTTCACCGAAAGCTGGTTGACGGTTTTCTGGCTGGCACCCTGCTGCATCTGGCGCACTTTGCTGTCGATGCCCAGCAGGTGCTGAACGTGGTGACCCACCTCATGGGCAATCACATAGCCCTGGGCGAATTCACCCCCCGCGTGCAGTTTTGTTTTCATCTCATCGTAGAAAGAGAGGTCGATATAAACTTTGCTGTCGGCCGGGCAGTAGAACGGCCCCATCGCCGACTGGCCGCGCCCGCAGGAGGTGGACGTCTGGCCACGGTACATCACCAGCGTCGGTGGACGCCAGGTTTCGCCCATCTGTTTAAACAGCTGCTGCCAGGTGTCTTCGGTCAGTGCAAAAATGGTGCGGCTGAATTTTGCGGCTTCATCATCGTTAGCGCCTACCCGCTGCTGGCTGGCTGGCTGCGTTAATGAACTGCCGTCACCGGTGATTAACGGCGTTAAATCGTAGCCAAAGAAGCCCGCGCCCACCACGACCACCAGCAGGATAATACCGGCCTTGCCGCGCGGAAGCCGGATCCCGCCACCGCCTGCCGAACCGGACTGGTTACGGCGATCTTCCACATTGTCGCTCTCGCGACGTCCCTGCCAACGCATAGGCGGCCTCTTGTCTGTTAAGGGTCAACATACTGAATAAGTCGATTTTAGTCGGGCGGCAGGCGGAAAACCAGAAAAGTGAAGTTCAGGCAGGGATCATACAAAAGGCCAGGTAAACCTGGCCTTAAAGGACACTACGTTTTCAGGGGCTATCTTCCCCCGATGAGGCTTAGTCGAGCTTAACGCCCAGACGGGT
The sequence above is a segment of the Erwinia sp. SLM-02 genome. Coding sequences within it:
- a CDS encoding tRNA(Met) cytidine acetyltransferase TmcA; its protein translation is MTATEATAQLLRQGWRRLLVLSGEAEWADQQAAVWIDSLPGDWLWVGETPRSELNCLPGAMRTLLGREFQHAVFDARAGFHAEALAALAGTLKAGSWLLLLVPEWQRWPLQADADAQRWSESDAPLASTRFVRRLQHLLLADDRVAVWHQQQTLSLSRLPDTPDWRTDSHQQQRILSALLHSEPGISVLTAPRGRGKSALAGMLAARWPGRCLVTAPAKVSTAVLAGFAGENYAFIAPDRLLAEAGLHQADWLLIDEAAAIPAPLLRQLVALFPRVLLTTTVQGYEGTGRGFLLKFCAALPRVKHYKLDAPLRWAENDPLEELIAEALLFDDGAPSAVTGDMRYQALEQDDWTHQPDRMAAVYRLLTSAHYRTSPLDLRRMMDAPGMHFTAAEENNSVQGALWAVDEGGLSADLAWAVWGGYRRPRGNLVAQSLAAHAGLPEAAMLRSRRISRIAVAAPRRGQGCGQRLIALCRERGEGLDFLSVSFGFTAELWRFWQRCGFQLVRFGTQREASSGCYTAMAILPLSEAGRALTARAERRLEREGYWLSQQLNDEALPLNAQPGDCHLDEDDWRELAGFAWAHRPFDASLAALGRLAQLMPERAPLLSAALLQRQSSAEICRHHRLAGRKALLLAWRSEARSALAVADADRAQRWQQRVILLQ
- the ypfJ gene encoding KPN_02809 family neutral zinc metallopeptidase, producing the protein MRWQGRRESDNVEDRRNQSGSAGGGGIRLPRGKAGIILLVVVVGAGFFGYDLTPLITGDGSSLTQPASQQRVGANDDEAAKFSRTIFALTEDTWQQLFKQMGETWRPPTLVMYRGQTSTSCGRGQSAMGPFYCPADSKVYIDLSFYDEMKTKLHAGGEFAQGYVIAHEVGHHVQHLLGIDSKVRQMQQGASQKTVNQLSVKMELQADCFAGVWGHYMQQENVLETGDLESALNAAEAIGDDRLQQQSQGRVVPDSFTHGTSKQRYSWFKKGFDSGDPGQCNTFAG